DNA from Castellaniella sp. MT123:
GAGGACAACTGCTTCATCGGCGCCCGCTCGGAAATCGTCGAAGGCGTCGTCATCGAGGAAAATTCCGTGCTCGCCATGGGTGTATTCATTTCCCAAAGCACGAAAATCTACGACCGCGCCACGGGCGAGGTCCACTACGGACGCGTGCCGGCCGGCTCGGTCGTGGTGCCGGGATCACTGCCCGCCGCCGACGGCAGCCACAGCCTGGCCTGCGCGGTTATCGTAAAGCGGGTGGATGCGCAGACCCGCTCCAAGACCAGCATCAACGACCTGCTGAGAGCCTGATGGCCGACGCCGATGTCCGCACCCTGACGCATGCCCTGATCGCCCGCCCTTCGGTCACGCCGGACGATGCCGGCTGCCAGGCCCTGATCGCCGACCGCCTGCGGCCGCTGGGATTCGCCTGCGAATCGCTGCCCAGCGGCGCGGTCAGCAACCTCTGGGCGCGGCGCGGCACCCAGGCCCCGCTGGTGGTCTTCGCCGGGCATACCGATGTCGTGCCGACCGGCCCCGAATCGGCATGGCCCAGCCCGCCCTTCACTCCGACCGAGACCGATGGCCGGCTGGTGGGCCGAGGCGCTGCGGACATGAAGACCTCGATTGCCGCCTTCGTGGTCGCAGCCGAGGAATTCGTCGCGGCTCACCCCGGGCATTCAGGATCCATCGCGCTGCTGCTGACCTCCGACGAGGAAGGCCCGGCCACCGATGGCACCGTGCACGTCTGCCGCATCCTCGACGCCCGCCGCGAGGCCCCGGATTACTGCATCGTCGGCGAGCCGACCTCCGTGGACGCGCTGGGCGACACGATCAAGAACGGGCGACGCGGTTCGATGTCGGCGCGCATCACGGTGCGAGGCATCCAGGGTCACGTGGCCTATCCCCACCTGGCCCGCAATCCCATCCACCAGTCGGCCCCCGTCCTGGCGGAACTGACCGCCACCACCTGGGACAATGGCAACGACTACTTCCCACCCACGACATTCCAGATCTCGAATTTCCACGCCGGCACCGGCGCGGGCAACGTCATCCCGAGCGAAGCGGTCATCGACTGCAATTTCCGCTTTTCGACGGAAAGCACGCCGGACGGCCTGCAGGCCCGTGTCGCGGCGATCCTGGAACGCCACGGACTGGACTACGCGATCGACTGGACCATCAGCGGTCTGCCGTTCCTGACCCCACAAGGGCCGTTGTGCGCCGCGCTACAATCCGCCATCACTGCGGAAACTGGCGTCCAGGCCCAACTGTCCACCACCGGCGGGACTTCGGACGGCCGCTTCATCGCCCGTATCTGCCCGCAGGTCGTCGAGTTCGGTCCGCTGAACCGGACCATCCACCAAGTGGGCGAATCGCTGCCGCTGGACAATCTGGCGCCCCTGAAGAACGTCTACCGCAGGGTTCTGGAAGCGCTGCTACCCGATACCCACGATGCGCCGGCCCCGGGCCGACCCGATTGAAATTATCCACACACCATGGCTGCTCCTCATACCGAACTCCTGACATTGCGCGATCTGCTGCGCTGGGCCATCACCCGCTTTCGCGGCGCGAACCTGGTCTTCGGCCATGGCAGCGACAACGCCTGGGACGAGGCCGTCTACCTGCTGCTGCATACCCTGCATCTGCCGCTCGACACACTGGAACCCTTTCTGGATGCGCGCCTGCTGGAACGTGAACGTCAGCGTTGCGTCGATCTGATCCACGAACGGGTCAACACCCGCAAGCCGGCCGCCTACC
Protein-coding regions in this window:
- the dapE gene encoding succinyl-diaminopimelate desuccinylase, translated to MADADVRTLTHALIARPSVTPDDAGCQALIADRLRPLGFACESLPSGAVSNLWARRGTQAPLVVFAGHTDVVPTGPESAWPSPPFTPTETDGRLVGRGAADMKTSIAAFVVAAEEFVAAHPGHSGSIALLLTSDEEGPATDGTVHVCRILDARREAPDYCIVGEPTSVDALGDTIKNGRRGSMSARITVRGIQGHVAYPHLARNPIHQSAPVLAELTATTWDNGNDYFPPTTFQISNFHAGTGAGNVIPSEAVIDCNFRFSTESTPDGLQARVAAILERHGLDYAIDWTISGLPFLTPQGPLCAALQSAITAETGVQAQLSTTGGTSDGRFIARICPQVVEFGPLNRTIHQVGESLPLDNLAPLKNVYRRVLEALLPDTHDAPAPGRPD